From the Ananas comosus cultivar F153 unplaced genomic scaffold, ASM154086v1, whole genome shotgun sequence genome, the window ttttttttttattgtcgaTGTGAGAGTACCAAATTGGACAGAAAATGACCAATTGTGACATTTAACttgaaaacaatttttttaacttaataatttgaaaaattaaaaggaTTATCTTGGCTCAGTAAATGAGTGCATATACATTTGATTGATAAAGAGTgccatcaaatatttaaaattagatagcATATTcgactttcaaattatttttttagataatattaatCACTTCATGGCTAAAATGTATTAtcctaataaattatatatagcaAGAATTTTAAAGAATCGAAATGTAAACTCCTTACTTACAAtcatattagaaaattcttatacacAGATGACTCATTTTGACATCCAAACAGAATTAATCTTATTGGATTCTTGAACGCGGGCACCACAtgctcaacttttttttttttttttgaaaaaaaagatagcatgtTACTCGTGTTGGAaggatgaattaggctacaaggGTGACACAACAGGAGGCCTCAACTCTCAAGCAAGACGGacgtgaaaaaaaaatgtataaaatcttGTTGACAGTAGACTGATAGTACtgttttgctaaaaaaaattatatccacATATTTGTTAACTATAGGAATGTTAAATGGTCGGATTTggagcgaatttttaaaaatccgaacctaaacccgactccaaacccgaaaactgaattcgaacccgagcccgacggattttaaaaatccatattcaaaCTTGAAACTGAACTCGAAAATCCGAACCctaaacaattatttctctttttaatatttccaaatatattacattaaatctaaatttttaaaataaaaattcaaatataacatcaaatttttatatacatattatatataatgtaaaataaattcaggtTTGGGccaggttcggattcggatcagatacagtcaaaatccatatccgaatccatatccgtccgATTTTTGTTTATCCAAAACCATATCCGTTTGCATATGATAAATTCGCTTCGTTCAGATTCGGATTCAGATAAATTTCGAATATCTATATCCACCCTTAGTTAACCGTTTAATTTTTTAGACTGTTAGTAGGGGGTTCGGCTGCTCAACTtaggcttaatttggtattgatGTCCATCTATGCTActagataaaatgaagttgggataaaaatatataaaaatatatttctgcgTTTTTCGGTAGgatgcagaaaatatattataactgaTTCATTGTGATATAtggaacgtaatattacatacagaaataatcaaaatatttttctatcgtacTTTTTTATCACATGTAATGCAATCTCCTCGCAATTTAAAATGAAGCCTTAAAAATTTTCGCTGTTTGGATTAAAtgtgaaaaaagaaattgaaggacctaaatggaaaaaaaaacaaagaaaaaaaagaaaaaaaaaaagaaaaaagagaaggtaCCGCGGCATATTCTAAACGAGTCGCGCTTGTGAATCCCTACCCTGAAAACCAACCATCCATTCGCCCGCGCCATACACTTCTCTTCTATCAAGCAAGCAAAGAGAAAAGACGCACCaagaaaccaaaagaaaaaaaaaaaaagaaaaaaaagaaaagaagaatacaATGGCGTCGGCTCCTTTTTCGGCCCACGgctttctcctcctccgccgccgccgctcggcgTCGCAGCCGCTGCTGACCTTTCACCCCTCTCCGATATCCGGCGCTGCTGCTCCGGCGATGAAAGCATGGTCTGCTCGCTGCTTCTTTCGGCGCTCTTGCTCTTACTCTTACTCGGCCCGCTTCCGACGGTGCTCTTTCTTTTTCGCTTCTTCTGAAACTGATGTtcgaatttcaaaaaaaaaaaaaacgaatagTTATGGAAAATGCGTTTTCCGAATGTATCCACTTTTCTTATGCTTTAGAACTCCATTGCTGTCGAAAACATTACTATGAATGCTTTTCGGGTTTATGTTCTCACTATAATTTCAGCTATTAGAATAGtcctaaatataatatatagtaaaacTAAATCTCTTAACCCCGCTAGTGCATTTTGATTTTCTAtggtggttaggcccaagaggttaagagggtaAAGCGTGCTAGAATTAAACTAGTCTTGGATAACTCCTTGTGAAATGGGGCGTCACATTATCGAACCGGTGAACCGGTTcggttttaattaattagtcaggatttttaaattttgatggtgttatattaaaatctaatggCTTAAAGTTAActtagctgattttattttctattagcacGGATTAATTTTCTAAAAGTGCTACATATTTGGTTTAGAGATGCATGTAGATAACAGTACAGCAGTTGCAGTTATATGCATGTTGCaattataagtatttttttttttttgcttgcatgcagttgaaaaatatattttcaaagttttattactttatatatatggtagaaaagaaaaatattttttgttgaaaaagTGATTAGGTAGGTAAAGTTACTCTCTCTAGCTGCTGTAATTAGAATTGTGGCCAATTTGGATATAGTTCTAACTTCTCCAATTGTGCCTCCTCATGCAGTTTCAACTGCAACAATTAGATTCAAATGTATTAAGCCAAACACCGGATTTGGATCTGTATGTAGCTGCAACTGCAGTGCAATTGTAATTACATGCGAATCAAACAGCCCTTGAAGCATGCTGATGCTTTTAGAGAACACGTTCGTAATATAACTTTGTTACACCTACTTTAATGCTTTAGCGCGTCCAAAGTAATCCGAAGCACTTAAAGCTTCCCTTCTTTAGAATGATGGTCCCGTCCGTACCGGTGGCAGCTCTtacaactattttaaaatttttctcgcCCTCTAATGAGAAGAGTGCAATCCTAAACCAGTCCTAAAAGGGATTGGTTCGGATCCGACCACTAATTCATTGGGGTTCAGGAGCTTTGCATCATTAGTTCCAGTTTATGATTGGATAAAATGATTGAACAACGTTATATTGCTTATTTTACATGCTAGTATCATAGAATGGAGTGTAATGCAGAGGACAGGATGTGAAGTGAAATGGGTTTAATTGTTTTACTAATAAAATTCTAGTGTAGGTGAagttgataaaaatatacaCATTTTGCAAGAgaatgtatttttggatttaaatGTGTTTGAGTGGATTGCTACGAACTCGCAACTTAGGCATGACTAATTGAGCATGCTTTGAATTGAATTTATCTTATAATTTGGTTGACAATATCTAATATTTCTATCTTACATAACCAGTATGCAGAGTTTTTCTCgatttgattttcaaatcaCTAAGGCATCAGTTtctggattagaaccttccaaTGATGACAATGAAATCAATGAGATGCTCGAAGGGTTAGAAGCGAAACCAAGTAGTCCAGGGACATCATTCCTGGCTAAATTAGCAGTTGCTGTGGGCATTGCGGCAACAGTTACTCTGATATCTGTTTACTTGAAGTGGCCTTCTTCAGGAACATCCTTCAGTTTTCTGCATTTTGTTGATGACTCATCACAATCAAATCCACTGCCATCTCCAGTCGGCTTTACCTTGGAGCTCTTTGGAAATAAAATTGTACTTCCAGAACGTACTCTAGGGTATGAACATATGATTGAATTAGTTCTTGCTGTTTCCTGATTTTTTGGTTTGTTCATCTCTATGCTTGGTAACTTTACTGCCGCTGCTAAATATTAAGGCACAAATAGCAAGATATATGTAAATCTGGTTGTTGTATTTGTTTGTGGTTTTCCATCCAAATTTAGCTTTAGCAACTATTTACAACCAAATTTGCTGTTgtgaatttcaaataaatagTGAAATAAACTCTTGGTGGGACATATATTGAATCAGCCTGTGGATTTATATATGAGAGAATGCACAAAAATCTGGAGCTGATACTAAGGTCCAACTTCATATATCAAAGCAGTACTCCAGCGATACCAAAATATCTTCTATTTTTTGGCGGATCAAACATAAATGGTAGTTGAAAAACAACCATGACACAAAATCCATCAACATTTCATTAAAAGCGTTTGTTCCTTGCGTGTAAGGCTACTGCAAATAGAACATCGTTTatcacaaaattataaattttcaggTCATGTCAATTATGCATATTCAAGTGGCCAGTGTTGATGGGCTTTCACTTTTCCTTCGCTTAGAATTGAACTAATTGTCAATTCTATTGACTGATTTAAGAAAACCTATTTTAGTTTGTTCTTGTTAGGTGCCTTTTTCTTCATTTGTACTTACATGTATGCATCATTGTCATATCTTGGCCTGCATATAAATAGGTTCATGTGATTGAGAACTACGAGATTTTTCCTGGTTAAAGCATATACTACGTCTGGATGTggatctttttcttctttttttttctttttttttttttttcatttttgtcatTCCTTTTCCATGGCAGTCATTTTGTTATCTTAGTTCTGCATAATTTTACTAAGATTGTCACCTGGTTGCTTATATTGCTAGGGCTATCTTTACTCATTTGCACTGTTAGTAGTTCTCATGAGGAAAATATTTTCAGGTGGATCTACTTTTGGTTGCTCATGGCTGCTGGTTGCGGACTTTTTATTAGTGAAGAGGCTCTTAATATTTGGGTCTGTACTCTGTACTGGTACCTTCTGTTTGACCAAACTCAATACAGttataatttactatcattcttccatttgtttatttataaggCAGTCCCCATTGTTTGCAATCTATACAAAGATTTTTGGTTTAAGTTATTGTATATCTGAAGCAGTATAAACGTTTGTTTAGCTATTGGTGTAGGTCGGCATATCTTTAGCGCGGAGTCTTTCTTTAAATGGGAATTGGCAAACTTTGGCTACCTCACTTTCTGCTAATGCGCCTTTCATTGTCTCCACTGTTTTATGGGTATACTGGTATGTTTATATTTAACTTTGTAATTAACTTCTTGATTACTACAAAACATAATTGTAAAAGTTTCGGCAACTTTATTCAACTAGTGTATCAAGTGTAACTTCATATCACATGTGTATGTTTTAAGCAGTTTTGCTTGTCCTATCTGCAGGGGAGTTTGTATCAGTGATATGATTCCATTCTACCTAGGGAGAGCATTTAGGCAGACCAAGGCATCTGAGAATCTACTTAGCAAGGTATAAAACTAGAATTACACGTTCCATAAAGTTTCGCCCATATTTTAGTTTCGTCctcggtgtttttttttttcttaaataataaGAAGCATAGCGAGCTACCCTTTTTATTCATAAGGTTAATGAACTAAGTAACAAATAAGGTTAATGAACTAAGTAACAAAAGTGAGGCAGCTTAGCCACTgaggaggaaaaaagaaaagaaagagaaaaataaacaaagaaaacATGATGACCGCCACTCGGGCAAGGGTCAACACTGACAATATTAGACCACCCCTATGCTAACAGAAGTGAACCCAGGACTCCACAAGGTGCTCAAGGTCATTCAAAACCAGCGTGACCGACTTTTTTCGCTGCTGGAAGATACTGTTATTTATCTCACGCCAGATAGTCCACCAACGCCGTGCCTGTTTGGTTAACACCAACTTCCATCTTTGGTCTTCCCTGTCCCCTGTATTGATTCCCTCCCATAGCTCATGCAGTGAACACGGAAGCTCCTGGCTGATGGCCAGTGGTGTAACTCGCGATTCGGTTTGCGCTCCTCATCTGCTATGATCATGAATAATATGTGCTTGGCTGCTTGCTATAACCGCAGTTGTGCAAGAGGTGATTAGTGGTCTCGAGTTCGTCTTCGCATAAAACACAAGTCAGCTCGCTCATCCAACCTCTCCTCACTAGGTTGTTCTTAGTCAGCGTCCTGTTCCTTAGGAGCAGTCCTATAAATATCTTCACCTTACTGGGATTTTGAGCTTCTGGATCTGAAGACGGGTAGGGTCCCTCATAATATTTTGCGTCAGGAAGTTGTATAGTGTTCGCACCGTAAATATTTTGCATTCCGTCCACCTCCATCTTAAAACATCTTGGCCGCCCATCGGTGTACAGCTCGAGACTAGTGCTTGAAGTATGGCTCCTCTTTCGGTCTCATCCTCAGAATCTCATTTCTGGCAACTTCCTTGGAGTTTGATTTCGATTCAGTTTTGCCCTCAGAGTACATATATTTACAGAACGAAGTCTAGTGAAGAGTGATAGTGCCAGTGCCAAAATGATGCCTTCTTCAGGTGCTAAGCTATCTGCAGGTGCTAAGCTAATAGGACTTACTTATCTGGAATTGAAACTATTAAAGAGTGAAATTGAGGTCAAGTTCACACTTCAAGGGCTAAAATTTTCAGTAACTATTTATTGAAGTTAACTCTGCTAATATCCCTTAACAACTGCATGTCTCCTTGATGGCAATTTGCAGCTAGGAATCGGCAAAGAGAAAGCTCTAAGTATAACGCGAGTTGTACAGAAATATGGCAACCTCATTGGCTTTGGTAAGTTCTATTATTTGGAAATTATTATAGCAAAGAATCTGGTATTTGGATTAGTCCAAAATGTTGGGAGAGCTGTTTTACATTTATCAGACATCACATAAGGTTTGGGCAGAGAAGCTGAGATGCCACAAAGAAGTAAAAGATAAGTACATTTTAGCAGTTTGTCTCGCCAGGCCAGGCACAATATAGTAATTGTAACAAGGAATAAAGCATACGAATATAGCGTAGAAAAACAAGGTAAAAGAGCCAGGGTTGGGGTCATACAAGCAGTTCTTGATTGTCATGTTAGCAAAATTTAGGATCCCTGGgctatattttacaaaacacgcataatcaaaataaataaaattatcatatcTTGAGCCTTGGTTCAAAGTTAATTATATAGAATACCCAGGTTTGCCTCCGATTCCTTTACTTTTCTTCAATTGCACCGATCCTCTAGCTCCCGATCCCAAACTTCAAGTAGATAGGCACCTTGTGTCTTCTTTCTCCTCACTCACTTATGTTTGTTCTAATTGATGGAGTTACGAAGTACTATATGTTTGTTCTAGTTGATGGAATTATGAAGTACTGCATGAGCGCTTGAGTGGAAAGAGGGACCACAGCCCTATTTATAGTTATTTTAGAACTCCATCCATCAAGGAGCAATTGATAAGAACTCTTAATATTTTTCCAATATAAGTTACTATATCTGACCATGACAACCTTTTATTATCTCTAAGTTACATGAATCTAACCACGAAGAATGTCACATTCATTTAGACTTCAGGTCTTCCATTTGATAACTTATGCATTGAATGTGCAAATAGTTTTTCATCTCACCATATTTATGGTGACACTGAGCCTTAAATATATGACAAGGAAGGAAACTATAAAGGGGATCTTAGAAATAGATAGGGGTATTTACAGAATTTGCTCAGCATAGTCCTCGTGCAAACACAGATGTAGGTTAGTATAGGTGTTGATGATGGTCGGCAAGGCCATCATCGCAGATAACTAGCGCAACCGACGGCCACAGAGATACCAGGGGAGATCCTCATTAGATTCGCCCCCCGATGGCCCTACACTCCCGATTTTTGTGGGGAGGGAGGGGCCGTCTAGTGGAGGTTACTGGCACAACCGACGGCCACGAAGATACCAGATCTCGTCTCAGCCATTAATTGAGAATCCTCGCTAAATTTGCCGGTACCtgggttggggggggggggggggggagtgtCTAGGCGAGGAGGAGAGGAAATTTAGCATTAGGCCACTTGATCATTGGTAACCCAACGCTCGATCACGGGCCATCACATCGCCACTAGCAACTGGAGACAATCGCACCGGAGATTGCATCCGCAATGTAAAACATGGGGAGAGAGGCATCCACGGGCCATCACATCGCCACTAGCAACGGGAGACAATCGCACCGGAGATTGCATCCGCAATGTAAAACATGGGGAGAGAGGCATCTATCACGTGAAGTAGAGAGATCGTAGAGAGAGGGCAACCGATGGAGCCTGTAGCTACGAAATGGCCCAAAAGGAAAACGAAAAAGCCcaaaaccaaaggaaaaaaaaaaaagaaaatagaaaccGAAGCAACAGAGAAGTCAAGAGAGAAGGCAACCGGCAGAGCCTGTAACCACGAAAGGGCGCAAAGGAAAAAAGGggaagccaaaaataaaaagaaatacaaaacaaaaaccAATAAAAAGGAATTGCCACGTCAGATTTTGAAGACCCGACATTTATGTATTTCTTTGATTCTTTATCTCATGGTTACAATCTACACATTTAATGTGTCTTTTCATATTAGCTTATTCATGGTGATAACTTACACATTGAATTTGTCTTTTCAAATCACCTTATTCATTGAGTGGGTAAATGACTTTGGTCATTTCGCCCTTTCAAATTCAAGTATTAAgtttatttattctattttatttatttatgtgatCGTAAAGGCCATAATAATGGAGTAAAATCTAACATGTCATACTCGGCATTctaacttattttatttatagactAGTGCAGTGACCCGCACGATGCTGCGGGTagataatattcaatatttaacttgcgtttttatattaaaattcttttcttaagaaaagaaaatttggtgTATAAATAACTTGAAGAAATATTTGATATCTTGTGAAAAAAggtaaagaaagaagaaatagtaattacataagaggaaaaaaattgaataagaaaaaaaaaaagcagaagcaAATGAAGAAATAGCAGTAGCGGCAACCATAGATACAATGAAATTTACAGTTGTAACAGTGTAAAAAAACctgcaaaaaaataattatatacataaaaagtAGGCCAAGAAACTTACAAAATTTGAGATAATCAATTGTAGATActgagagaaaataaaagtatttagtattttctgagaaaaaaataataagtacaCAAATTGAAATTACAACAGGAATGAAACATGGAAACTAAatcaaagaagaagagaaaactgGCAGAGGAGTGGAGATGTTTTgccgcacaaaaaaaaaaaaggcaatggGAAATACAGCATTAAACGTAAGATGACCCTTCAGATTCGGCAAATTGAAATTACAACAGGAATGAAAGGTGGAAACCAAatcagagaagaagagaaaactgGCAGATGAGCGGAGATGTTTTgctgcacaaaaaaaaataggcaACGGGAAATACCGCATTAAACGTAAGATGACCCTTTAGATTCGGCAAATAGATATATCCGATGAGATGAATCCAAACCATTATTACGACTGGAGAGGGATTAATACGCTAGAACGAAGCGTCGCTAACAAAAACGGCGAGAAGGGAAGAAGGACGGCCGATAAACTCGCCCCAATTTTCCATCTAGGGAGGGCAACTCGGGAGTTGAAGCGACGCTAGAGACGAAGGTGGAATGAAAAGTCTCTGAAGGAATTAAATGGGAAGAGAATGAGGAAAATAAACTGACGGGTGAGACTCATGGGCAAATGAGTTAAGATGACAGTTGGCTTCCCACAAAATCccataattaattaagcagGATGTTTTAAGATGGTAGTTAGgtcccacaaaaaaaaatttgaaaagtctcttaactaattaaataaaaaatatatgagcaAAATATATTAGGCTGACAGGTAGGTCCCACAAAGATTCAAATTAAGCTAATATCGCCACGTGGACAAAAGGACATGGGATTTCATAGTAGTTAGTAGATTGCAAAGGAACTGAAGCATTAGATTGCGAGACAACTGATAGTAGCTAGTAGATTTTAGCAGACTTCTGATTAGTAATACTTCTGTTTTGCAGTTGAGCGATTTTCACTTGGTGTACGTAATCCTACAGCATTTCTAGCCGGTGCATTGGTAAGTCATTCCTTCATAACTAATAAGCAAAACTTAAATGACTTTTCTATTGGATATACTGTGAGTATTACATAGTTCGCTACACTGTCTCTCCACTACAACCAAGAAACTGGATTGTTGATATCAATTAGCATAACGATACTAGTTGTTGGCCTTTTCTCTTTCAGTTGAATATCATTAGATACCTAGAGACTGCCAGTACATACTGTctttaggaaaagaaaagagcagACTTATCCCTGAAAGCTTACATAATAGGGCTGAGGATAAAAAACTGTATTTTGTTGTACTTATCTGTTTTAAAAAACTCAAACCATTATTCTTTTGTTTGAATGCAGTTAATGTATGCTGTTTAAGAAATTTTAAACATTCGCTTTTATATGGATACATTATATATGAGATTACAAGCCAGAACTAAGGAGTTGCACTTCCAGATATACAATATCATGTACTTGCAAACTTTCTTAAACCGGGGCTAAATATTGAGGAATAATCTTTTGATCCTTCTTTTGTACTACTAGATAGCTATTAG encodes:
- the LOC109706063 gene encoding uncharacterized protein LOC109706063 isoform X2: MASAPFSAHGFLLLRRRRSASQPLLTFHPSPISGAAAPAMKACMQSFSRFDFQITKASVSGLEPSNDDNEINEMLEGLEAKPSSPGTSFLAKLAVAVGIAATVTLISVYLKWPSSGTSFSFLHFVDDSSQSNPLPSPVGFTLELFGNKIVLPERTLGWIYFWLLMAAGCGLFISEEALNIWVGISLARSLSLNGNWQTLATSLSANAPFIVSTVLWVYWGVCISDMIPFYLGRAFRQTKASENLLSKLGIGKEKALSITRVVQKYGNLIGFVERFSLGVRNPTAFLAGALGISADCFFAGVCCGGLITLPLQLAVGFLLRERPVVALASVAAAVGIWTIFPYLIAASTALFLFLRQHRSSSN
- the LOC109706063 gene encoding uncharacterized protein LOC109706063 isoform X1, giving the protein MASAPFSAHGFLLLRRRRSASQPLLTFHPSPISGAAAPAMKAWSARCFFRRSCSYSYSARFRRMQSFSRFDFQITKASVSGLEPSNDDNEINEMLEGLEAKPSSPGTSFLAKLAVAVGIAATVTLISVYLKWPSSGTSFSFLHFVDDSSQSNPLPSPVGFTLELFGNKIVLPERTLGWIYFWLLMAAGCGLFISEEALNIWVGISLARSLSLNGNWQTLATSLSANAPFIVSTVLWVYWGVCISDMIPFYLGRAFRQTKASENLLSKLGIGKEKALSITRVVQKYGNLIGFVERFSLGVRNPTAFLAGALGISADCFFAGVCCGGLITLPLQLAVGFLLRERPVVALASVAAAVGIWTIFPYLIAASTALFLFLRQHRSSSN
- the LOC109706063 gene encoding uncharacterized protein LOC109706063 isoform X3 yields the protein MASAPFSAHGFLLLRRRRSASQPLLTFHPSPISGAAAPAMKAWSARCFFRRSCSYSYSARFRRMQSFSRFDFQITKASVSGLEPSNDDNEINEMLEGLEAKPSSPGTSFLAKLAVAVGIAATVTLISVYLKWPSSGTSFSFLHFVDDSSQSNPLPSPVGFTLELFGNKIVLPERTLGWIYFWLLMAAGCGLFISEEALNIWVGISLARSLSLNGNWQTLATSLSANAPFIVSTVLWVYWGVCISDMIPFYLGRAFRQTKASENLLSKGISADCFFAGVCCGGLITLPLQLAVGFLLRERPVVALASVAAAVGIWTIFPYLIAASTALFLFLRQHRSSSN
- the LOC109706063 gene encoding uncharacterized protein LOC109706063 isoform X4 — its product is MASAPFSAHGFLLLRRRRSASQPLLTFHPSPISGAAAPAMKAWSARCFFRRSCSYSYSARFRRMQSFSRFDFQITKASVSGLEPSNDDNEINEMLEGLEAKPSSPGTSFLAKLAVAVGIAATVTLISVYLKWPSSGTSFSFLHFVDDSSQSNPLPSPVGFTLELFGNKIVLPERTLGWIYFWLLMAAGCGLFISEEALNIWVGISLARSLSLNGNWQTLATSLSANAPFIVSTVLWVYWGVCISDMIPFYLGRAFRQTKASENLLSKLGIGKEKALSITRVVQKYGNLIGFGHISGLFFCRSLLWRSNYSSSSVGCRILAKRTASRGTC